In the Silene latifolia isolate original U9 population chromosome 1, ASM4854445v1, whole genome shotgun sequence genome, TTTGCATTAGATTGAAGGGAATATAAGAATACGACTCTACGTAGTACAATGTACTCTGTAAAATGTTAATATTATGTAAGATTTTGATTTAATTCAAGCCATTTTTTCCGGTTTCCCATTGAATTGTAATATTTGTTTTTTGTGGACACCTAGTTTGAGAAAATCCCTTTTCAAGAACGGAAATTTACTATATGGACACCGAAGTTCGTATGGCGTCCCAACAACAAAGATTGAAGATTATGCAAATACAATAGGTGTAATAGCAGCTTTATTAGCGACAATAACATTCACTGCAGCATTTACAGTACCAGGCGGATTAAACAGCAGTAAAGGAACCCCTCTCCTCCTAGGAAAGGTGGCTTTTCAGGTGTTCATGGTGGCAGACGTGGTGGCGATGTGTACGTCGGTGATGGCTCTTTTTTGTCTCGTATGGATCATGACAACGGGTCACCAAAAAGAGTCACTCTTACTTGTAGACGTAAGTGTGTTTTTACTACAGACTTCATTCCATGCAACACTTGTGACATTTATGACGGGTCTCTATGTCACAACCATACCAATTATTCCGGCTATTGCTATCTCTACTTGTGTTGTCTGCACTTTGCTCATCATTCTTATGCACAAGAGATTAGTCATGTTGACTGTTGTCCCCTTCTTTGGGAAGTTGATCATCTTGGGTCGGAAAATCCGCTAGTAACCGATCATCTTCTATACGGTCCTCATTCAAACCAGAGTACTGGCATTGATAAATATGTCTAAAATTTTCAGTCTCATCATAAGGAATACAATTTGAGGATCTGTATGATCAAGCAATTTGCGTAACATGTTCCATGTCTTTGAGAAACACCTCATTCAATTCGTTGATTATCTGAACTGTATGTATAGATTGTTAAATGGTTTCATGACATGTGAATTTGATGGGTGCAATTTATTGAATTTTGAGGTCGACAGTTATTTATCTCGAATTCTTGTTCAACTCCATGCgacggttttacaataaaatgataCACACAAAAAGCCTTGAAAGATTGCTCCAAATAACATGATGATAAACACGAACATCAACTAAAATTTTTAGATACTGAAATTATATGCACAAAAAGCCTTGAGAAATTGCTACAAATGTCTCTAAACATCTCTCATGGCACTTTGTGCACACACTCACACTCACTAATCCAACTAGCTAATACACTAAGGAACTTAAATAAACTAAAAAAGATCAAGTCCGTCATCTACACTAATGGATCAGGTGCAGTAGTTGCAGATACTTGATTTTGTTCCTTAACAACAGCTCTTTTCAGCCTAATCACCCATTTAATCATACTTACAACATAATCGTACATATTAAGCGCGAGGTAAAACCCGATTCCTCCAATAATCCCATTTGATATAGAGTAAGTTAAGGGCATTAAGATCATTGTAATAAAGGCCGGCATAGCGTCCCTCATGTTACTCCAATCGATGTCTTTTACAACTTTCATCATTAAAACTCCGACTATTACCAATGCCGGTCCAATAGCCCATGGTGGTACACTAGTTATTAAAGGAGTAAAAAATAGTGATAATAGGAAATAAATTCCAACAATTACCGCTGTTAATCCCGTCCGACCACCTTCTCCTATCCCGGCTGATGATTCAATGTATGTGGCAATTGGTGAGACGCCGAGAGTGGACCCCACAATGGTAGAACTTGCATCAACCATGTATGCAATGTATTCTCCTTCAAAACTACCCTTTTCATCTATGAACCCTCCGATTTCGGCCATAGTGTATAACGTACCGGTAGTAGCTAAGACATCGACGTATAATAAGGTAATTAAGGCAATCCAAACTTGACTAGTATTAAAATGTTCAAAGCTAATTGCACCAAGTGTGGACTTAATCATATGAAAATCCacaatttttttgaaataattATGGGTTGCATCACCTATTGGTGTGTAGGGAAAATATGTGACACTAGTACCTCTAAACCATGAGATAAATGTGACAAATAGTATGCCATATATCATGCTACCTTTGATGTTCTTCATCATGCCAAATGACATTATCAATAGGCCTACTAGGCCCAACCACAATGTTGGGCTTTGCATCTTTCCATCCACACAAAGACCGGTTGTCGGGTCAATGGTCCGACAACCGGTGAGAGTGAGCAATGTGGATGATTCTGGACCCACCAAGCCTAGCCCAAGATGAGACTGAAGCCCAGTGAAAGCAATGAAAAGCCCAATACCCGCCGCGCAAGCTAGCCGGACCGGTGTTGGGATTAACCGAGCCAACTTGGACCGGAGACCAAACACAGCAATAAGAAGAAAAAGAACGCCTTCGACTAAAACGACAGCCAAGGCGGTCTTATACGACAATGGCCCACTTCCATGAAAGCCCACCAAATTATAAGCCAAATAAGCGTTGGGCCCCATCCCTGGGGCCAAGCCCAAAGGAAGGTTAGCAAAAAGGCCCATAGCCATTGACCCAATAAACGACGACAACGCGGTCCCCACAATAAGGTCACTCTTAAGCTCGGCTAAGCACTTCTCATACCCTGGGTTGGACTTGAGCACACACTCAGGTCCTCCCGGGGGCGAACAATCCTTAGCCGAGCAAAGCCCACCAGAATCAGCGATTATGGTGGCGTTGACGGTTATAATGTAAACCATCGCTAAAAAAGTAGTTGTCGCGGCACGTAACTCGATTGTAAAACAAGTTTTACGTGACTCGAACTTGAAATATTTACCAATGACACTTTTTGCAACAATTGTATTAATGTTTTTTTCAAAGTTTTGCCATTTCGTGCAAAAGCTATTTCTTCCTACACACAAATCTCCTCCCATTGTATTTTTTTCTCACTTTTTATGTGTGATTAATACGATTCGTCTCATGAAATGTGATGTTTATATGAAAAGAGAAGGGAGAATGTATGAGAGTTGGACGTGGTTATATAAGGAGCATTAAAGTTTGAGAATGAAAAATAGTGGGTGTGACTTTACCCTGGATTTTGGGAAAGTGGGATTAAATTAGTATAAATTAGTTTTAAATACATGTATTTGTGAAGTTGTTTTTTAAGAGAAATTTTAAATacagcaactctcctataggaccgtcttaTAGCATAGGACTGACCCAATAGGAGAAAAGTCCAAGGAAAAACATAGAGATATTaagtttttaattttattttgataactttatactttataatgaaaactaacatatttaaatatataagttattaatttaaaatattaggttattaaaataaaattattatttcatatttttattaAGTAATTTTGTTGGGCCTTATGTTATTGGGTTAGTCTTACCTAAATGAAAGTCTTATAGAACAATTTGTGTTTTAAATAACAATTCATGCTTTTCTCACCTTGATAGTTTGCATGTACTTTCAAGGAAGCAAATCAATTGTGCTCATACTTTCTCATTTTTTTGTGGTTCGGACTTTAGTGTTGTTAATGTGTGTCCTAAAAATACACGATAATATTTAATCTCGTATTTTAAAATTACGGAttttctaaaatgtgcccttagggcacatgttaataagttaattagagaaagtttgttgagaatatttcactaattatggtaaatgtAAGTTTGTACAACTATCTTTCATGATTTATTCTCAACAAACTTTCTATATTTAACTTATTACCATGTGCCCTAaaagggcacatgttagaaaaacccttaaAACTATTATAAGAAGACAACATTACTTCATTTACTTTGTCAAATACATTGATATGAAACGAACTTATCATGgaaacaaatattaacaataattgTTAATTATTACGGAGTATCTTCTAAAGGCATACATTAGAGGACACGTTAAACTGATCATAGTAATTTTTAAATAATTAAGAATTATGTAACTCTAAAAGAAATTTAGACGACATTCATAGTAATCCAAGCAAAGGCACATTAGACATAATTTCTGTATGATTATTTAACTATAAGGGATCGAAATCTTACATAAAAAGGATAAAATAGTTTGTTTGCTATTTTATTAGATTATGTGTATACTTATATTTCACATACTATAATTTAGGAAAAGTATCACTACAATAATTGTGTTCACCAAAAAGGTTTGGCCCAGTGGTAAAGAATTCATCTTTTGGCCTTAATTTCAGAGATTCGATTCTGTTGAGTTAAAATATAACCTTGTTGGTAAGCGATCTGTAAACACCAAATAATCTAACACggatgtgtatatatatattttttaagtTAGTCGATTAGTAAGGGACCATATATTCTCAAGCTACTTGCTTATCATTAAAGCAACGAAAAAATAACCCGCTTGAAAGTAGCACCCGCACCAACAAGCTACTAGCTTGAAATTGTATAACTTACTTTGTATTGGATAATTGGGTTAATGTGAGACCATTCAAGCTACAAAATTGTTGTAATTTACCATTGGCGGAGTATGTAGCTTAGAAACAATATGACTAGAAATTTTGAAATGGCAAGTTAAGCTACAAGCGATTGTAGTTTATCACCGTAGCTGCTctaataaaatatgaaaatatgtaaGATAATTTTAACAATAGTAGGACACAAGTATTTGTAAATAATAACATATGATGGCTATTTAGAATAATTGTCCTTATTTTTAAATAGGATTTCAACAACGTTAATTATAGGTTACTTAAGTCATGTTCTTTTGAGCTGAATAGAGCTAAATTGAATTGAAGTTAGTTGTGCTGAGAATAGATTTGATATAAGCTAACCTAAACTGAAATGAGTTGAGCTAAACTGAGTTGAATATGAGCTGAAATTAAACCGAAAATAACAAAGCCAGAGTCATTTGGAGAGAACCTTAAGTCATTTGAAGATAACCTATATGTATAGAGTTAACCCAGGGTAGGTTGCTCTAATTTATGTTATTTTAGTGAATTGCGTAACAAATAAAAATGGGGCATGATATAGCATTTTCCATTTTCTTTCATATCTATTCGGGCACACACTTATGAAGGATAATGCAGCCATCATTAGACATGGATTTCAGTAACAATATTGATGTTGTCATGTTGCTCTagttttgaagaaaaaaaatgagaatttgtgaattaCATGAAATTGACTACACTAACACATCTACTAATGATTTTATTACTTGATTAGTAAATTTTTAATTACCAAACTTTTATACAACACGGTTAAAGCTGCATTATGCAGCAAATTATTCACCATAAAATGTCTTTCAAATGTTCTAAATCTTtaaattgtcaaaaaaaaaagttCTAAATCTTTAAAGTGAATCATATGACAAGGAAGCGACTCGTTCAATTAAATTAAATGCGTCTCAAATCTCAATCATACATGTTGGTATTACTATTAAAATGTTTACCTAAATGTAAAATGGTCATAAACAATTCAAATTATTTTTAAACCTACGGAGTGTCGTCTAATATATTATCTGTTGTAATTATTTGCACGACATATATAATTTGAAACAACACTAGGTAGTGTTTTGGAAGCTTGATTTTCATTTGAAAATCTTGatttaaaatttgtaatttgaaaTCATTTAAACTCAAATCCAATTACAGGTAAACTCATTTCCGTATTTTAGTACAAATCTAGTATTAGGGAAAATccaattgtgttttatcataaCAAAACTGATACTCACGAAACTACGATAGCTACTTTTGTATAATTTGTGTAATATATTGCATATCCCTGATCAacaagataattaattattaGGGATCATTAAGAAAATTACACAATTAATTGGATTATAAAGTATCTGCCAATGTGTGTCATGGTTCATGGATGCAAAAACGACTAAATAAGCGTAATAGTGGAAAAGGGATGACCAGAGATAAAAGTCAGATTTGCAAATGAGGGCCGGGGGGGGGGGAGGAGGGGGATAACATAGTTCGAACACAGCTAAAAACAAAATGATACGAGTATATAATACTTTACAAGACTTGCTGAAATTATAGGTGGTACAATAAGAGCTGAGCCTAGATTATACATTAGATATAATACCCCTTAGTTGGAGAGCTTATCTAAATTTCTATATTGGT is a window encoding:
- the LOC141612969 gene encoding adenine/guanine permease AZG2, with the translated sequence MGGDLCVGRNSFCTKWQNFEKNINTIVAKSVIGKYFKFESRKTCFTIELRAATTTFLAMVYIITVNATIIADSGGLCSAKDCSPPGGPECVLKSNPGYEKCLAELKSDLIVGTALSSFIGSMAMGLFANLPLGLAPGMGPNAYLAYNLVGFHGSGPLSYKTALAVVLVEGVLFLLIAVFGLRSKLARLIPTPVRLACAAGIGLFIAFTGLQSHLGLGLVGPESSTLLTLTGCRTIDPTTGLCVDGKMQSPTLWLGLVGLLIMSFGMMKNIKGSMIYGILFVTFISWFRGTSVTYFPYTPIGDATHNYFKKIVDFHMIKSTLGAISFEHFNTSQVWIALITLLYVDVLATTGTLYTMAEIGGFIDEKGSFEGEYIAYMVDASSTIVGSTLGVSPIATYIESSAGIGEGGRTGLTAVIVGIYFLLSLFFTPLITSVPPWAIGPALVIVGVLMMKVVKDIDWSNMRDAMPAFITMILMPLTYSISNGIIGGIGFYLALNMYDYVVSMIKWVIRLKRAVVKEQNQVSATTAPDPLV